The genomic DNA TGAGTTCCCCCGTGATCACACCGGGCTGGACGGTGACGGTGAGATTCTCCTCATCGAGTTCCAGGATGCTGTTCATCCGTGTGAAGAGGAGGACGATTCCGCCCTCGGTAGGGCAGGTGCCGGCACACAGGTTGGTACCTGACCCCCTCGGTACGATCGGTATGCCATGCTCTCCGCACACCTTCACGATCCCTGCAATCTCCTTGGCTGAAGAGGGAGAGAGGATGGCATCAGGCATCGCCTGATAGTTAGGGGTGGCATCGTATGAATAGACGAGCCTCTCTGCGGGGCTGTCATAGTAGTAAGCTTCTCCTACAATGCTTATGAATGATTGCTTGATAGACGAAGTGATCATGGGTGATCCCGCCTTTCTGATATTCTTGTAGATTCAGTTCTTTCCGGGAAACGGGGCAGGGGTGATGGAACCAAGGATCACATAATTCCCGGCACCGGTCGCACCTGGTACATTCCCCGGCTGCCCGTTCAACGTCTCGTGCGCAAGAAGGGCGAAGGCGATGGCCTCTTTGGCATCGGATGAGTAGCCTATTTCTTCCTGTGTGAGGAGAGTGCAGGTTGGAAGCAATTCCTTCATCATGAGGATGAGGCTTGAGTTATAGCTTCCTCCTCCGCCAATGATGATTTCATCCACCTCATAGAAAGGAAAGATGAACGTCTTATAGGCATCAACGATAGAGCGGGCCGTAAAGTAAGTCGCCGATGCGATGAGATCTTCTTTCGGAAGGTGAGGGAACTCCTCCATGATGCGGTGGATGAAAATATCCCCAAACTGTTCCCTGCCAGTTGATTTAGGGGGCTTCCTTGAGAAAAACCCTGCTTCCCATTCCATCCATTCTTCCACAATCTTTTCATGCACCTTCCCCGTAGAAGCAATGGCCCCGTCTTCATCGAATGGCTTGCCGTAAAGCCTCTCGCATAGCCCGTCGATGATCATATTTCCCGGTCCTGTATCGAATCCGTACACGTCTTCAAGGGAACCGTCCTTGGATAGGACGGTGACATTCCCGATCCCCCCGATGTTTTGAAGGAGTCGCCCCACTCCAGGCGACCGGTAGAGGATGTATTCCGTGTAGGGAACGAGGGGGGCTCCCTCGCCACCTGCAGCGACGTCCATGGACCTGAAGTTTGATACAACGGCAGTATTCGTCATGTATGCGATCACGCTGGGCTCACCGATCTGGAGAGTGGAAGGGACAGAATCCGCCGTGGGGAAAGGCTGGTGAAATACGGTCTGCCCGTGGGATCCGATGACATCGAGATCCTCCAGCGGAACACCTGCTTCCGTGCAAAGCCCAATGACGGCCTCCCCGTATATGCGGCCAAGCTCGAAGTGAAGGCTGGAGAGGGCAGGAGTGGAAGAGTGTTCCTCACTGATGACCTCGAAGATTTTCTTTTTGACTGACTGTGGGAAGGGGGTGGAGGTGTAATGGATCAGCGTGCAGGCTGCACTGCTTCCCGTCCCTTCCAAGGATACGAGGGCAGCATCCACCGCATCGACGGATGTGCCTGACATGAGCCCTACGGCTAGACGTTTGACCATTTAATGTTTCCTCCTCATTCTTGAATAAGTCGTGACGGCACCCAAGGCCGGGGACATTGGACTCAAAAGGATAGTCACATCTGGGTAGGTCTCTGAGACTACCTGTTTAAAAGATGTTTGAACTACGTTGCTTGCTTCCAAAACGCTTCCCTTTATGGCCACCTTCAACGATGAAAGGGAAAGGTTACGGGCGAGCTGAACGGTCTGCATCCCTAGGGAAGCCCCGGCTTTTTGCAGGATCATCTGGGAAGAAGCATCCCCGTCCTGAGCACATGCATCCACGATCTTGGACAAGGAGGCGATTTCCCCCTTATCGGATGTGTAGATGAATCCTTTCAACCCCTTCCCGTCAACAGCACCAATCTCCTTCATCACTGCATGTGAGAGGGGAGACAGGGGGACATCTCGATCGATTTCAGAAGTGATGATCTGAAAGGCCTGGATAGCAATGGAATAGGCACTCCCCTCGTCACCGAGAAGATGGCCCCATCCTCCGGTCACGCCTGTCATCGTACCGTGGCGGCCGTGGGAAATGGATCCCGTTCCCGCAATGGTGAGGATCCCGTCGCCGTCACCGATCGCACTGTCGAATGCCAGCTCAGCATCACTGATGATCCACATGGGGGAGGGAGACAGGGGTGCGAGAACGTCCTTCACCCGTCCCTCAAGCGGCCCCGATTGAAGCCCGGCCATCCCGATGACGATGGCATCTGCGTCTCCGTCATGCAGACAGTCATTGAGAACCAATGTAAGGTGTTCCATGGCTTGTTGAAATGATACGGAAGGATTGCCATGACCGGCAACCGATTCGAAGAGCACATTCCGTTGCTCATCCATCACGAGAGCCTGTGTCTTCGTCCCACCTGCGTCTATTCCTATGATTCTCCCCATCTGTCAGCCTCTTTTTTCGAAGGCGAATTTGCCCCATGGTTGCAGATAATCGAGGAGGACGATCTCTTCTTCGCGAATCCGGGCGACCACATTCGTCTTACCGGAATTTTTCATGTCTTTCAAGGCGATCTGAAGCTCACCGGCATATTGGGCGTACAGGTCATTCTCAATGATGATGTCTCCACGTCTGATGTCACGGGTGTTATGGGGAGCGAACTCTCGACCGCGATACTTCACCCGGCTCTGGGTGGAACGGATCATATAATCCGACACGTCCCCGCGGTAGAAATGAGGCTCCTCGAACAGGATGGTTTCTTCAAGTTCCGTAGTAGTATCCACCACATCCACAGAGAACGTGATTTTTTGAAGATTAAGAGAACTGAGGAGCTTCAATTCCCGTTCGGAAGCATATGCGTTACTGATGATCACATCATCGATCAGCCCCGTTGCAAAAAGGTGTTTTGCCTGGACGTCGATTGGAAGGTCCCGGTGCATTTCAAGGGTGGGAAGCCCTTCGACTACCGGCCAGGGTCCGAATGTCGCATCTTCCGAAGAGACGAATGCCGCGGTCCTCATACCGAGATCTTTAAACTTCTGACTGCACTCGACGAAGAACGGATAAGACAACCCCGAGTAGCGGTGAGGATAAAAGTTATGACAGCCTAGGAGTGCGTCCTTGTTGGGCTGATAAGTCATGATGTTGTCGATGTATTTTGTGGCATTGCTCATATTGAGTTCGATCTTCAGGTCATACGGATTGAAGGACATCATGGACTCCTCCTGCCCGGTATACCCCATATCGAGACGGATGCCATGGGCTCCCAGATCTGCAAAGAAGGAGAGATCATCATAAGAGATGTTCAGCTCCTTGAAGATGCGCGGTGAGATGTCTGCAATGACTTCCATGCCGAGCTCTTTTGCAAAAGAGATGGTATCCTTGAAGTTTGCAAGGATCGCGTCTTTTTCCCCCTCTACTGATAGAAGACAGGTGAATACTCGTTTGAATCCATAGGAAGAAGCCAGTTCAAGGTACGCTTTGTCATCTTCCACCTTTGAATGATTGGGATAAATTGATACTCCGAGACGTTTACTCATCTATTCTTCCTCCTTATCGGGTTTCTAATTGGTGGATGCGTTTCAACATAGGGATCATCTGCTCGATGAGCGTTATCTCACTGATGGAAGTCATGAGGTGATCCTGGGCATGGATCATGAGAAGGGACTTTTCGAAGCTGTCCCCGTTCAGCTCCGCTTGAATCAGCGATGTCTGGGTGTTATGGGCCTTGTTCAGCTCCACATGTGCGTCTTTCAAGAGCTGATCGGCTTCATCGAATTTCCCCTCATGCGCCATGGAAAGTCCTTCATAGGCGATGGCTTTTGCGTTCCCTCCATTTGAAATGATTTCAAAGATTTCTACTTCTACATTTTTGGTCATCTTCCTATTCCTCCTAGTACTCTTATAGAACTGTTTTATTCAGCTTGGTAAAATAAAAGTTTAGAAATTTCAAAAATATATTGAAATTTAATTTCATTATCGCATATAATCATAGTAAATTGAAAGCCTTTACAATACAACTCATTTTTTTGGAGGTGACCATGACAGAGTTTCACGTATTAAAACACATCAAGAGTCAGATGGAAGCATTCACTCCTTCTGAGCGCGCAGTAGCAGAATATGTACTGGAATATCCCGATAAAGTAGTGGAAATGACGACAAAACAGCTTGCTTCATCATGTGGGAGCAGCGAAGCGGCGATCATCCGGTTCTGTAAACGGATCGGCATCAACTCCTTCAGTGGGTTGAAGATCGAACTCGCCAAAACCTCCTGGATCGAGGAACCGCAAAATCCCGAAGTGAACACACTTTTACACTTTGAGGACAGCCTGGAAACGGTATTCAGTAAAGTGACGATGAATACGTACCAGGCCATCAAGAACACGGAGAAACTGTTCTCGGTGGAGGAGCTCGAGCGTGCGGTGGAAGCACTGCACCACGCCGATCGCGTCTATCTATACGGAGTCGGAGGTTCTGCTGTCGTGGCGGAGGACTTCACCCAGAAGATCCTCAGGCTCAATTATCTGGCCTTCCAGGCGGGGGATATCCACGTCCAGATGATGATGGCAGCGAATATGACGAAAAACGATGTCCTGTTCGTCGTTTCAACATCCGGTCAGACGAAGGAAATCCTGAGGCTCATGACCGTGGCACAGGAAAAAGGGGCGAAAATCATCCTCCTTA from Rossellomorea marisflavi includes the following:
- a CDS encoding BadF/BadG/BcrA/BcrD ATPase family protein, with the translated sequence MGRIIGIDAGGTKTQALVMDEQRNVLFESVAGHGNPSVSFQQAMEHLTLVLNDCLHDGDADAIVIGMAGLQSGPLEGRVKDVLAPLSPSPMWIISDAELAFDSAIGDGDGILTIAGTGSISHGRHGTMTGVTGGWGHLLGDEGSAYSIAIQAFQIITSEIDRDVPLSPLSHAVMKEIGAVDGKGLKGFIYTSDKGEIASLSKIVDACAQDGDASSQMILQKAGASLGMQTVQLARNLSLSSLKVAIKGSVLEASNVVQTSFKQVVSETYPDVTILLSPMSPALGAVTTYSRMRRKH
- a CDS encoding DUF871 domain-containing protein, encoding MSKRLGVSIYPNHSKVEDDKAYLELASSYGFKRVFTCLLSVEGEKDAILANFKDTISFAKELGMEVIADISPRIFKELNISYDDLSFFADLGAHGIRLDMGYTGQEESMMSFNPYDLKIELNMSNATKYIDNIMTYQPNKDALLGCHNFYPHRYSGLSYPFFVECSQKFKDLGMRTAAFVSSEDATFGPWPVVEGLPTLEMHRDLPIDVQAKHLFATGLIDDVIISNAYASERELKLLSSLNLQKITFSVDVVDTTTELEETILFEEPHFYRGDVSDYMIRSTQSRVKYRGREFAPHNTRDIRRGDIIIENDLYAQYAGELQIALKDMKNSGKTNVVARIREEEIVLLDYLQPWGKFAFEKRG
- the anmK gene encoding anhydro-N-acetylmuramic acid kinase AnmK; its protein translation is MVKRLAVGLMSGTSVDAVDAALVSLEGTGSSAACTLIHYTSTPFPQSVKKKIFEVISEEHSSTPALSSLHFELGRIYGEAVIGLCTEAGVPLEDLDVIGSHGQTVFHQPFPTADSVPSTLQIGEPSVIAYMTNTAVVSNFRSMDVAAGGEGAPLVPYTEYILYRSPGVGRLLQNIGGIGNVTVLSKDGSLEDVYGFDTGPGNMIIDGLCERLYGKPFDEDGAIASTGKVHEKIVEEWMEWEAGFFSRKPPKSTGREQFGDIFIHRIMEEFPHLPKEDLIASATYFTARSIVDAYKTFIFPFYEVDEIIIGGGGSYNSSLILMMKELLPTCTLLTQEEIGYSSDAKEAIAFALLAHETLNGQPGNVPGATGAGNYVILGSITPAPFPGKN
- a CDS encoding PTS lactose/cellobiose transporter subunit IIA, whose translation is MTKNVEVEIFEIISNGGNAKAIAYEGLSMAHEGKFDEADQLLKDAHVELNKAHNTQTSLIQAELNGDSFEKSLLMIHAQDHLMTSISEITLIEQMIPMLKRIHQLETR
- a CDS encoding MurR/RpiR family transcriptional regulator — encoded protein: MTEFHVLKHIKSQMEAFTPSERAVAEYVLEYPDKVVEMTTKQLASSCGSSEAAIIRFCKRIGINSFSGLKIELAKTSWIEEPQNPEVNTLLHFEDSLETVFSKVTMNTYQAIKNTEKLFSVEELERAVEALHHADRVYLYGVGGSAVVAEDFTQKILRLNYLAFQAGDIHVQMMMAANMTKNDVLFVVSTSGQTKEILRLMTVAQEKGAKIILLTQHGKSQARKLADIVLTISEEENNIRIGTMTARIAQLVIIDALFVALCMKKGHGVFEQIVETHNIVQRMKKEED